From the Chitinophaga lutea genome, the window TGCAGGCTTCGTAACCGGCCAGGCCGAGCGTCTGTACGTCGTCAGACATCACGTCCGGCAGCACGAAGTACCCGTAAAATGCATTGTTGGTCAGCCCCAGCTTGGCGCCGTTCACCAGCAGCGGCAGGTTGTTTTTGGTCACCTGGTCCGGCGCGATCTGTGTGTCCGGATACACGTCCAGCTTGTTGCTGCAGGCAGACAGGGCGATAAAAGCGGCGATATGATAAATGAAATATTTTTTCATGGTCGGTGTTGTTTAGAATGATACATCAATGCCTAATACCATCGCACGCGGATTGGGCAGGTTGCTCGATACGATGCCGCTGTTCGCAGCCGCTTCGGGATCAAAGCCAATGTATTTCGTGAGCGTAAATACGTTTTGCGTGGAAGCGTAGAGCCGGGCTTTGTTCATCCCGGCCTTTTTCACCAGCTTGCTGGGCACATCATACGCCAGCATCAGGTTCCGGAGGCGGAAATAAGAGGCGTCGTAGATGTATTGGGTGCTGGGGCGGTAGTTCCAGTCGGTGGTTTTACCGGAACCGTGCGCGCCCACCACGGCCCTCGGCACGTCGGTCACGTCGCCCGGCTTGCGCCAGCGGCTGGTCACGATGTTGAACTTGTTGGGCATCACCCCGAAGAAGTCCATATCATAATTGCGGAGCGTCTGTTCGTAGTAGTCGTACACTTTCGAGCCGGCATTGAAATTGAACAGCGCTTCGAGCGTGAAATTCTTATAGCCGATGTTGAAGTTGAAACCGCCTACGAATGTGGGCAGGGCAATGGGAACGGTCACGTAATCCCTGGTGTTGATCACTCCGTCTTTATTGATATCCTGGTACACAAGATCGCCGGTTTGCGGATCCACGCCCAGCGACTGGTACACTTCCACCGAACCTACCGGCTGGCCCACTTTCACCTTGGAGCCCGGCCCGCCGAAAATGAAGGTGCCGAAGTTGATCACGGAATCGGAGAGCGACATCACCTTGTTGCGGTTGAAGTTCAGGTTGGTTTCCACCTTCCACTGCAGCGCCGCATTGGACCGGCTGCCGTAACTGAGCTCGATGTCGACCCCGCGGTTGCGGATATCCCCGACGTTGAAAGGAATGCTCTGCGCCCCGAATTCCCAGGGAATGAAACGGCTGCTGAGCAGGCCTTCGGAGATTTTGTTGTAATAATCCACCGTCAGGTTCAGGCGGTTGGCGAACATCGCCACATCAATCCCTGCATCTACCTGGCGGGTCTGTTCCCAGCGCACGGCGGGGTTGCTGACGATGTCGCGGAGCTTGAGCGCCGGCTCGCCGAGGTAAGAGGTGGCCTGCATCAGGTCGAACGCGCCGTAGGTGGCCAGCGGGCGGATGTTGCCGCTCAGGCCGTAACTGGCGCGGAGCTTCAGCTGCTGCACCCAGTTGAGCGCCTGCAGAAAATCTTCGCGCGACATATCCCAGCCTGCAGACACCGACGGGAACCAGCTATACCGGTTGCCCCTCGCCAGTTTGGACGAACCGTCCGTACGGATGCTCGCATTGAGCATGTATTTGCCGTCCCAGTCGAGCCCCATCCTCCCGAAATACGCTTCGGAAGTTTCGGTGGAGTTGCCGTTCAGTGAGGCGATGGCGGCTACGCTCCCGTATGCCGCAGCGGCAGCGCCGCCGGTGATGCCTTCTACTTTGGGGAAGCCGTTCAGGTCGTACCCGAACGCCGACTGATCGATGCTGTAAAAAGCGTAACCCGCCGTAGCGTTGATACCGAGTTTTTTCCAGCGGTTGTTGTAGGTGAAATAGTTGTCCCAGTTATAGGAAAGATTATCGCTGCCGGAGGTTTTCAGGTAACCTTTGTTGAAGGCGCCGAGGTAACCATAAGCCGACTGGAAATCGGTGTTATTGGTATTGTATTTATTCAGCGAAAACGCGGACCTGAACTGCAAGGTACGATGCAGCTGGAGCTCCGCGGCGAGGTTGCCGAAGTAAGTGAGCGTTTTGCGTTTGTTGCGGTTTTCGCGCATATCCCCGAGCGGGTTCTGCTGGCGGCCCACGTAATACCCAAGAGAGCCGTCGGGCAGGATGATGGGTTCTTCCGGCGTGTCGGGCCGGGCGTTGAAGGCGCTCACGATGGGATAGGAATTGTTTTTATTCACCCCCTGGGAAATATTCAGGTTGCCGGAGAGTTTCAACCAGTGGTTCACCTGCTGGGTGATGTCTACCTTCCCCGTATATCTTTCGAAGCGGCCGGTGCCGATGGTGGCGTCTTCCTGGTAGCGGCCGAGCGACATATAATAATTGTTCTTCTCCCCACCCCCGCTCATGCTGGCCTGAATGTTGTTCACCGGTGCTCTTTTGTTTTTCACCTTGTCTATCCAGTCGATGCTGCGGTTCTCCATTTTAAGCGCGTCTACCTGGCTTTTCAGGCGGGTGGCTTCGCTCTGCAGCTGGCTGATTTGCGTGGGGGTGAGACTGCCCGGGTTGGCCAGGGTTGTTTCGATGTCTTTGAGGCGATTGTTGCGCGCTTCTTTGAACACTTCTTCATATTCCGGCGTGGTAAGCATCCGGCGGCTGGTAGGCGCGTTGTTGAAACCGGTGTAGGCGTTCACCGCGAAAGCGGGTTTGCTGTTCTGTTTGCCTTTTTTGGTGGTGATGATGATCACCCCCGTGGAGCCGCGTGCGCCGTAGATGGCGGCGGACGCTGCGTCTTTCAATACTTCTACCGATTCAACGTCCTGCGGGTTGATGGCGTTCAGGGCGATGGCGTTGCCTTCTACCACCAGGCCATCGATCACCAGCAGCGGGTTCGCATCCTGTGCGCGGGCGGATTGTACGCCGCGGATGAGGATGTTCGGCTGGTTGCCGGGGCTGCCGGAGCTGCTGGCCACCATCACACCGGCTACTCGGCCCTGGAGTGCCTTGCCGATGTCGCTCACGATATTGTTTTCCGGCGCCAGTTTTTTACTGCTCACCGAGGAAATACTGTTGGTCACATTGCGGCGCTGCAGTGTGCCGTACCCCACTACCACCGTCGATTGAAGGGCCAGCGGGCTGACTTTCAGCATGATGGGCTTCGTGACGAGGGTGGCCGCCGTCATTACAATGGGCTCGAACCCGATGGAGGAAATGCGCACCTGCGCGCCGGCCGGCACTCTCAGTTCGAATTCCCCTTTGGCGTTGGTCATCACGCCACCCGTGCCGTTAATGACTTTGATCGTGGCGCCGGGAATGGGCGCCTGTGTAACCGAGTCGCGTACAGTTCCCCTGATCACCTGTTGGGCCATGGCGCCCACACTCATCATACAGGCCAGGGATAATAATAAAAGTTGCCTCATACTTTAAGATTTGGTTGGTTGTTGGATGGTTGGTTCCTGATTTAGGTTATCGCCCCGGATGAATTCGCTGCCGTGATATAAAACAGATCTCATGAATGACCACAAAATACAGCGCGCCGAATACCGCGACCTGAAAACTGGACATACCGGCATTCCGCAGGGACGTACCGCCCGTGCGGAAGGACGAAAAAAAATGGCCCAAAATGCCCGCGGATGCTGTATCTTAGGGCGGTTATGACAGACCGCGGACCATACCGTTATTGTGCGCACCTGGCCATCTGGATGGCCCTGGTGATGCTCTACATTTTCCCCTCCCTGCGGGTGAACTGGAACAGTGCGTTCGGGATGAAATGGATACTGATCCGCTATGCCGTCTACGGTTTTATCAACTTCCACCTGTTTTACCTGCTGGTGTTCGCGGCGATGCCCCTGCACCGGAGAAAACAACACGGCAAAGCCGTTGCCGCAGTGTCGGGCCTCGTTATTGCCTTCTGCCTGATCAAATACGGCGTCGGGAATATCTTCCCCGATGAAGTGCTGCAAAAGGCTGTCGCGCTGATCGGCCTGAAGAAAACCTATTTCACTTTCTTCGGCTATTTCCGGCTATGCCTGCAAACCGGCCTCGCGGTTACCGCCGTGGCCTATGCGTATTATATATTCCTCAGCTGGCGCAGCAGCGACCAGAAAAGCCGCCTGCTGCAAAAGGCCGCCACAGACGCCTTCAGGCAGTACGAGCGCATGCGGTTTTCTTCCGTGCTGCTCCTGCGCAAGCTCCGCGCACTGGAAACCATGCTGCAGGATGAAAATAAACGGGACAAGGAAGGCGTAGCCGCCATTCTCCAGCTGTCGGACCTGCTGCGGTATATGCTGTACGACAAAGCCGCCCAGCAGGAAAAGGCGCCCCTGGAAAAAGAACTGCAATACTATACCACGTACGTGCAGCTGCACAACCAGCTGTTCCCCCAACAAACCGTACAGCTTCATATTGAAGGCGACCCGCAGGGTTTGTACATCGAGCCCCTGCTGCTGCAAACCGCTACTGAAAAGTTGCTGCAGGAGCAGAACGAAGCGGCGCCCGTAACGCTCCGCCTGCAGATCGCACCCGACAATCTCGCCCTCTCCCTGCCCCGGCAGGGCAGCAGCCAGTGGCAACGTATATGGGCCGCATGGAAAGGCTACCAGGCGATGTACCGTTTCAAAACCCCTTTATATGCAGAAGCGGTTTGACATGCGGCGCACCCTCACTGAATTTTTTGTGCTGCTGGTGATATGGATGGTGCTGATGTACGGGATGAGCCTGTTAACGACCACCGCGAAACTGACGCCGGCCGTGCTGCGCTCCATGCACATTCACCAGGGCGTTTTCGGTTTTTTGAATTTCCTGCTTTTTTACACCGCCACCCGGTGGCCCCTTCCGCAGTTCCTCCAACATCGCCGCTGGCCGGTGCTGATCGGCGGATTATTGCTGCTCATGGCTGCGGGCATCTGCGTGAAATATTTCATTGCCGGTACTTTCTTCGCGGAAGACATCCTGCTGCAGGGCAAACGGAATGTGGTGCGGATATACAGCACCTTCCCCAGGTATGCCGAAAGAACGGCCTGGACGAATGCATTTGTGCTGATCGCCGCCGCCGCGTATGTGCTGTTTTTCAGCTGGCTGCAGGAAGACAAACGCCGCCAGCAGCTGTTGCAACAAAAGCAGGAAGCCGATTTCGCTTTCCTGAAGATGCAGCTGAACACGCACTTTCTCATGAACAGCCTGAACAGCATCTACTCGCTGGCGCTGGTGCGCTCCGCCGAAGTGGTGAACGCCACCCGCACACTTACCGACATCCTGGAATACATGGTGGCGCAGCCCGCCGTGACCAGTTACCGCAGCAAGCTGGCGGATGAGATCAGGTACCTGGAAGACTTTATCGCCATGCAGCGCCTGCGCACCGGTTGTGCCGACTGCGTGCAGCTAGTGGTGTCCGGCGAGGTGGGCGACCATGAAATAGCGCCCCTGCTGCTGGTGCCATTCGTGGAAAACGCCTTCAAGCACGGCATCGCCAACCAGCCCGCCAAACCCGTCCGCATCACGCTGCATTGCGGCCCGGAACTGCTGGAATTCAGTGTGCATAATGCCAAAGCGGTGCAACGGAAAGACAAAACAGGCGGCATCGGCCTGCACAACGTGCGCAAGCGTCTCGACCTCATCTACGAAGGCGGCTATGCCCTCGCCGTGCAGGAGACGGAACAGGATTATTATTGTAATTTGCAGATACGCTGGTAAATAGGGTGCTTATGGCCATTCAATGTATTGTAGTAGACGACGAGCCGCTGTCCATCCAGGTGATCACGGAGTTCATCCGCAAAACGCCGGAACTGGAACTGCTGCAGAGTTTTTCCAACCCTTTGCAGGCGCTCGCGTTCCTGAAGCAGGAACCGCAGGTAGGCCTCATTTTCCTCGACATACAGATGCCGGAGCTCACCGGCATCGAATTCATGCAGATCAGGCAGGGCGCGGCCGATATCATCATCGTATCCGCGTACGACGAATACGCCCTCGACGGTTTCCAGTACGATGCCACCGACTACCTGCTCAAACCTGTTTCCTTCGAGCGTTTCGCCAAAGCGGTACAGAAAGTGCTGCAGAAAAACACACAGAAAGAAGCCGCTCCCACAGCGGCCTTACACAACGAATTCATCTTCATCCGCACAGACAAACGGATCGTACGGGTCAACCTCGGCGATATCCTCTACCTGGAAGCCCTCCGCAACTACGTGGCCATCCAGACGCGCACCCAGAAAATACTCACCCTGCAAAACCTCCGCAGCTTCGAGGAGATCTTATCGCCGCAGCGTTTCGTGCGCGTGCATAAATCGTTCATCGTGGCGATCGACAAGATAGACAGCGTGGAAAGGCAGCGCATCTTCACCGGCCCGCATACGGTGCCCATCGGCGACACTTACGTCAAACAGTTTTACGAAGCCATCCGCATGGGTTAAAACAAAAAGGCTGTCCCGTCGGGAACAGCCTCGTTGTAATGCGGTATACGGTGCTTAAACGCCCTGTTTCCAGGTGTTATTGGTACTGTTCACATCAGGCAGGCGTTTGTCGGGGTCGGCCACTACGCTCTCCACTTTTACGCCGGCGGGCACCGGGTGGCGGAAACGCCAGATGGAGCCGCCCTGCCATACTTCCACAGGTAATTTCACGCGCTCTGTTTTGCCGTTGGCGGTTTTGATTTCCACGGTCAGCGGCATGGGGCATTGTTCCAGGCATTCCACGGCCACGATGGCGGTGGTATCGTTGGCGTAGGTGACGCCCTGCACGCCCATATCCACTTTCCAGTTGTGGATGATCCAGCCGCGCCAGAACCAGTCGAGGCTCTCTCCGCTGCTGTTTTCCATGGCGCGGAAAAAGTCCCACTGCGTGGGATGTTTGAAAGCCCAGTTATCGATGTAATACCTGAATGCCTTATCGAACCGCTCTTCCCCGAGCACTTCCTCACGCAGCAGCTCGAGGCCCATGGCGGGTTTGTAATATGCGAGCAGGCCCAGGCTGCTGGTCCGGATCACGTCGGCGCGGTGCATGATGGCGCTGGCGGAATCGAAGAACATCATGCGGCTGGCGGCGTGGCGATCCCGGCCTTTGTTGTAAAACTCTCCTTTGTTGAAGGCCTGATCGGCCAGGCTGTTGATGAAGGTGTTGAACCCTTCGTCCATCCAGGCGAAGCGGCGTTCGTTGCTGCCCACGATCATGGGGAACCAGTTATGCCCGAACTCGTGGTTCGTTACACCCCACAGGCCGGCCTTTTGCGAGCGGGCGGAGCAGAACACGATCCCGGGGTATTCCATGCCGCCTACGATACCGGCCACATTCACGGCTACGGGGTAGGTATAAGGATACCATTTTTCTGAATAGTGCTCGATGCAGCCTTTCACGAACTCGGTAGAGCGGCGCCAGGCGGAGTCGCCCGCGCTTTCTTCAGGATAGGCGCTCATCGCCAGCGCTTTTTTACCGCCGGGCAGGTTGATGCGGGCGGCATCCCACACGAATGCGGCGGAGGAAGCCCAGGCCACGTCGCGGGTGTTGAGGCATTTGAATTTCCAGGTGAGGCGGTCTTTCCGCGGCCGTGTAGCCGCATCCGTTACTTCGCCCACATTGCGGAGCATCACCGTTTTATCGCTTTGTTCGGCCTGTTTGTAGCGCTGCAGCTGTTGGGGCGTCAGCACTTCGGCCGGGTTGAGCAGTTGCCCGGACCCTACCACGATGTGGCTGGCCGGCGCGGTAATGTTGTATTCGATATTGCCGTATTCGAGGTAGAACTCGCCCTGACCGAGGTACGGCAGGGTATTCCAGCCCAGTACGTTATCGAACACGCACATCCGGGGATACCATTGGGCGATCTCGTAGATCTTGCCGTTTTTGGTCGGCAGGATGCCCATCCGGTCTGTACCGTATTGCGGGATATTGAAGGCGAATTTTACTTTCAGTTGCACCGTGCCGCCGTTCGCTTTGAGCGGCTGCGGCATTTCAACACGCATGCGGGTGTCGGTGATCTCGTGTTTGGCAGCCTGTTCTTTACCGGCGTTCAGGAACGACACTCCGCTGATGGTGTAACCGCCGTTGAAGTTCCGGTTAGCCCAGCGGCCGCCGCCCACAGGGGTTACGGCAATACCCCGGGAACCGGGCTGGTAAATGTTCTGATCGAGCTGCAGCCAGAGGAACGGGAGGTTTTCCGGACTGTTGTTTTTGTAAGTGATGATAACCGTGCCGCTGATGTTTTCGCTAGTTTCGTCAAACGTCACGTCGATCTTGTAGTCAGCCGAATTCTGCCAGTACTGGTTACCCGGCCTTCCGCTGGCGGTGCGGATATCGTTTCCTTCCGATTCATAAAATAAGGGCTCAAAGGCTTTGTAGGCATTGTATTTCGATGCGCTCTGCTGCGCCGATAATGCCGCCGGCAGGCATATACATCCCATCAGGACGGACAGCCAGCGCTTGTGTTGCTGTTGTGCAGGCATATTAAGATTTTGTTATAAGCCGTTAAACTAGGGATAATATTCCGTTTTAAAAAGCGGGAAATGACAAGCGGAGACGGAACTGCGGTACGGCTGCGGGTGCGCGCAGGATGGCGTCCACCCTGCCGGTCGGGCCGAAAAGTAATGTATGCGCCACGGACCAAAGGGGAATCCTCCCTCAATACCGCCAACGCTGCATGGATAAACCGGAACACGCCACAGGGTCAGATATATGCTGCGAAAACGCCCTTGCCTGCAGCCGGATGAATGCCGGCAAAACTGCTTCCCTAGCCCTTCCTTTTGAACGCCTCCAGCAGCACCTCTCCCCGCGGGCTGAGCCGGTAACCGGGGCTCGTGCTTTCGGTGAGCCCCAACGCTTTGAGTTTGCGGATGTTGAGCTTCAGCCATTCCTTGTCCATGTTGAGATCGATGGCCATATCACCGGCTTTCATTTCCGGGTGGCGGAGAATGTGGCCCATCACTTTTTTGGTCCACGGCCCGTATTCGCTGCGGGCGTCGATGTTGTGCAGTTTCTGGAGGATGGCCGCCGTTTCGGTGTCGGATACCTCGCTGTTTTCGCGTAGGGCGATGCGGGGGTCTTCTCCTTCGTAGTGGAGCTGTATGCGGTAGAGCTTTTCGCCCTGGTGTTTATTCAGTTCAGCCAGCAGTGCGGCTTTGGAAGGGAAGCCGGACTGAACGGCTTCGGCATCGGTGATACTGCGGGCGCTCACCACGTCTACCGCGTCGATGCCCAGCACTCCCATTTGAGTAGTCAGCCGCCCGCCGGTTTTGACGGTGGGCCGGTTCCATTTGCGGAAGGCGAGTTTGATTTTCCCTTCCACCATGCCTTTTAGATGATGTTCCTTGATCAGCATAACAGCGTAAAAATAAGCATTATTCCGACCGCAGGCTGTTGACAGGATTGTTGAGTGCGGCCCGCAACGCCTGGTAGCCCACCGTGCCCACTGCCACCAGCAGCGCCAGCACCCCGGCCAGCGCAAACATCCACCAGCTGAGGGAAATACGGTAAGCAAAATCTTCCAGCCAGCGGTGCATCGCCCACCAGGCTAACGGCACCGCCAGTACGGAGGCCAGCAGCACCACCCGCAGGAAGTCGCGCGACAACATGCCGGTGATATCGCCCACCGACGCCCCCAGCACCTTGCGGATACCTATTTCGCGGGTACGCTGCTCGGCGGTAAAGGCCGCCAACCCAAACAGGCCGAGGCAGGCGATAAAAATGGCCAGCGCTGTAAAAATGAGGAACACCCGCCCCTGCGCTTGCTCGGCCGCATACTGACGGGCAAAATCATCGTCGGTGAAATTTATTTCTAGGGGATAGTTTTTTTCAAACTGGTCGTACACCTGCCGGATGTGCTGCAGCGCTTCGGGGATATGGCCTTTCTGCAGGCGCACGTACAGGTTGTCTTCCCATGACGGCTCTGGCGCCATCATCAGCGCCACCGGCGCGATCCTGTGTTGCAGGGAATAGATGTGGAAGTCTTTCACCACCCCGATGATCCGCCGTTCGCGCACGGTATCGGCCGTGAACTGCACCCTTTTGCCGACCGGGTTTTGCAGGCCCAGTTCCTTCACCATCGTTTCATTCACGAGGATGGCGTTGTACCGGTCGCCCGGTTGATCTGCCCTGAAATTGCGCCCCTCGGCCATTTGCAGTCCCATCGTGGCCACAAAGTCTTCGTCCGCCTTGAAGTTTTGGGTGATGAGGGAGGCTTCTTCAAACTTCCCGTCTTTCTCTGCTTTGAACCCGTTGGAACTGATGTTGTTACGGCCGATGGGATTGCTGGTAGCCGCTACACTTTCGATATAGGGGCTTTTTTTCAGTTCCGCTTTGATGGCCGCGATCTGGTTGCGCACGGCACGGTCGTGCAAATGAAACGTCACCACCTGGTCTTTCTGAAACCCGAGGTCTTTCTCCTGCAAATACCGCATCTGCCGCCAGCATACGATCGACACGGCGATCAGCACAATGGCCACGGTAAACTGGAACGCCACCAGGCCTTTTCTGAGCGAGGCATTGCCCAAACGGCTGGTGAGTTTTCCTTTGAGGGCGTTCACCGTTTTAAAACCCGACATGAAAAAGGCCGGGTAAGTGCCTGCCAGCAGCCCCGCCAGCAAGGCAAACAGCCCCAGTACCAGTAACGTATATCCCATCCCGTATTGCCAGAGCGAAAGTTCGGTTTGTGCCAGTACGTTGAAATAAGGCAGCACTACCGACGTGAGCACAATGGCCAGCACCGCCGCCATCAACGTAAGCAGTACGGATTCGGTGAGAAACAGGCCCGCCACCTGTTGTTTGACGGAGCCCAGCGATTTACGCACGCCCACTTCCTTGAGCCGGACAGACGAACGTGCCGTGGATATGTTCATGTAATTGATGCAGGCGATCAGCAGGATCAATACGGCGATCAGCGTATACAGATAGGTATTCCGCGCGCTGCCATTGGGGCCCAGCTCATAATCGAGCGTGGAGTGCAGGTGTATATCGGTGACGGGCTGCAGTTCCATCCGGAAATCCACCCCCTCGCCCATTTCCGCCCGCATGTACCGGTCGTAGAAATCGGGGAGGCGGTTTCGCAGGGTGGCCACATGGGCGCCCGGTTTGAGCAGGATGTAGGTATAAAGGTCGAAAGTTTGCCAGCGGGAGCTCATATCCCCCGGCAGCGAACGCACCGCTTCAAACCGCATATGCGAGTTGGCCGGCACGTCCCGCATAACGCCCGTAACGGTGCTCGTTTGGCGTAAATCCCAGGTCACCTGCTGCCCCATGGCCGCGGCCGGGCTACCGAAAAGCCGGCGGGCCAGCGACTCGGACACCACCACGGCGTCCGGCGCCGCCAGCGCCCTGGCAGGATCGCCGGCCAGCAGCGGGAACGTGAATATGCTGAAGAAAGTACTGTCGGCCAGGATCACCGCATCGGTCTGCAGGCGCTTATCGCCCGCTTTCAGCAAACCGCCGCCTTCCGTCAGCACCCGGGTGTAGTTTTCCACCTCGGGGTAATTTTCCTTCAAGGCGGGCCCGAATGGCGCCGAGGAAGTGGCCAGGCGCAGGTCGCTGCCCGGCCACGATGCCAGTACGGCGGTGCGGTAGATGCGGCTGCTTTGCCGGTGGAAGCGGTCGTAACTCCATTCGTTCCCCACATACAACAAAATCACCCAGCATGCAGCCAGGCCGATCGCCAGGCCAACCAGGTTGATGGCCGTGTAAGTCCGGTGTTTCCACAGCTGGCGAAGCGCTATTTTGAAATGATTGCGAAACATTGGGTATAGATTTTGTGTTGATTACTGGAGAGGATTAAAAACCATACCATCTTTCAAATCACTATTAATCAATCAGTTGACTTCCGGCTGTTGTCCGTTTCAGTACAATGGCCGTCCGCTTCCGGACAACCTGGTTCAAACAAAACAGCGCGTATGCATCTGCAATCCGGTTACCCCTATTCATTGGTAAAATACGGCCTGCCCAATGATTATCCAAAGCTCGGTAGCGACCTCCGTACAACCGTGACCGTTATCGGGGGCGGTATTTCCGGTGCGCTCGCCGCCCATGCGCTTGTGCAGGCAGGCATCGACTGCATCGTGCTCGATGCCCGCACCGCCGGCCTGGGCAGCACGGTGGCCAGCACATCGCTGCTGCAATATGAAATAGACGTGCCGCTCACCCGCCTCATCAAACAGATAGGCCGCTCCGGCGCCGAACGGGCCTACCGCCTGTGCGCCGCCAGCATCGGGGAGCTGGAAGCCATCAGCCGGCGCCTGCCGGGCGTGCCTTTCGACATGAAACCCAGCCTCTACCTCGCCTCTTACAAAAAAGACCTGCCGCTGATCGAAGCGGAACACAAAGCCCGCCGCCGGATGGGGCTTGATGTACTGTTGTGGGATGCCGATACGGTGAAACACACCATCGGCCTGGATGCCCCCGGCGCCATTTATTCCCGCGCCGGCGCACAAACGGACGCCTACCTCCTCACCCACGCCCTGCACCGCTACAACCTGAAAAAAGGCGCACAGGTGTACGACAGAACCCTCGTCACCGAT encodes:
- a CDS encoding ABC transporter permease; the encoded protein is MFRNHFKIALRQLWKHRTYTAINLVGLAIGLAACWVILLYVGNEWSYDRFHRQSSRIYRTAVLASWPGSDLRLATSSAPFGPALKENYPEVENYTRVLTEGGGLLKAGDKRLQTDAVILADSTFFSIFTFPLLAGDPARALAAPDAVVVSESLARRLFGSPAAAMGQQVTWDLRQTSTVTGVMRDVPANSHMRFEAVRSLPGDMSSRWQTFDLYTYILLKPGAHVATLRNRLPDFYDRYMRAEMGEGVDFRMELQPVTDIHLHSTLDYELGPNGSARNTYLYTLIAVLILLIACINYMNISTARSSVRLKEVGVRKSLGSVKQQVAGLFLTESVLLTLMAAVLAIVLTSVVLPYFNVLAQTELSLWQYGMGYTLLVLGLFALLAGLLAGTYPAFFMSGFKTVNALKGKLTSRLGNASLRKGLVAFQFTVAIVLIAVSIVCWRQMRYLQEKDLGFQKDQVVTFHLHDRAVRNQIAAIKAELKKSPYIESVAATSNPIGRNNISSNGFKAEKDGKFEEASLITQNFKADEDFVATMGLQMAEGRNFRADQPGDRYNAILVNETMVKELGLQNPVGKRVQFTADTVRERRIIGVVKDFHIYSLQHRIAPVALMMAPEPSWEDNLYVRLQKGHIPEALQHIRQVYDQFEKNYPLEINFTDDDFARQYAAEQAQGRVFLIFTALAIFIACLGLFGLAAFTAEQRTREIGIRKVLGASVGDITGMLSRDFLRVVLLASVLAVPLAWWAMHRWLEDFAYRISLSWWMFALAGVLALLVAVGTVGYQALRAALNNPVNSLRSE